A single genomic interval of Coccidioides posadasii str. Silveira chromosome 1, complete sequence harbors:
- a CDS encoding uncharacterized protein (TransMembrane:1 (o54-83i)) — MSSFPRRPAPVAPGHRRSRGGDIEMAPINLGGPSRGEVGYRAARFGTQDRDDEWVWLGNSSACIGMIVLVVVVVVAVVLGALMGTGKIKSGGKEW; from the coding sequence ATGTCAAGCTTTCCACGTCGCCCAGCACCAGTCGCACCAGGACATCGGCGATCCCGTGGTGGTGATATCGAAATGGCACCGATCAACCTGGGCGGCCCATCGAGAGGTGAAGTGGGCTACCGAGCCGCACGCTTTGGAACACAAGACAGAGACGATGAGTGGGTATGGCTCGGAAACAGTTCTGCGTGCATAGGAATGATTGTCTTAGTCGTGGTTGTGGTCGTGGCGGTCGTTCTTGGAGCCCTGATGGGGACGGGCAAGATCAAATCAGGAGGGAAAGAGTGGTAG